The Candidatus Aegiribacteria sp. genome includes the window GCTGACGGACATCATCACATATTCACCTGGAATGAAGCCGTGATGGTCAACGCAGTAACCCTCATCAAAGGTAAGATTACCGGTCTTGATGGTGAGATTGCCTACACCTTCAATGGCATCCCGGGCATTGACACAGAGATTTGTCAGTATCTGATCGATCTGTGTCGAGTCCAGTCTTACGAGCCAAAGGTCACTGGCGGGCTGCCATGAAAGGTCAATATCCTCGCCAATAAGACGTTCAAGCATCTTGAGCATGGACCCGACGGTCTCGTTGAGATCGAGTACCCTGGGGGAGATGGTCTGCTTCCGCGCGAAGGCAAGAAGCTGGCTGATGATGTCAGTGGAGCGCCTGGTCGCCTTCTGGATTTCATCGAGATTCGGGCGGATAGAGCTGTCGGAAGGCAGTCCCTCCTGAATCATTTCCGCATGGCCAAGAATGACACAGAGCATGTTGTTGAAATCATGCGCCACGCCGCCTGCCAGCCTGCCTACCGATTCCAGCTTCTGTGACTGATGCAGCTGTTCGAGAAGCTTTTGTGAATTCTCCTGTGACCGTTTGAGTTCCGTGATGTCTCGCATGAAACAACCAACACCCATTTTGCTGTTCTGCAGTGCTACAGGGAATTTTATGGCCTGGTAATGATTTTCTCCAAAATGCTCTTCTGTGGTGACTACCTTTCCTGTGGCTACAACATCCCTGTCCGATGCCCGGCAGATGTCTGCCGCTTCTTCAGGCAGAAGGTCGTAATCTGACTGTCCTATGACTTCCTCATATGATTTACCATAGAAATCCGCCATGGCTTTATTCAAAACGAGGTATTTGAATTGGCTGTCTTTAAGAAATACCAGGTCTGACGTGCTGTTGATAAATGTTCTGTAACGTTCTTCGCTTTCTTCCAGCGCTTTCTCGGCCTGCTTGCGCTCCGTAATGTCTCGAAATATACCAAATGCGCCTGTATACTGCTGCTGCTCAAACTGCGGTCTGACAGTTACCAGCAAATACCGTCTCTGTCCATCAGGGCGGATTATTTTCAGTTCGTAGCTGCTCGATTGTCCAGTATGACGTATTTTCGTTTGCGAGATTATGGTGGCGATTTCCTCTTCATCCAGGAATTCTTTCAGGTTTCTTCCCACAAGACTACCAGGTGAAACACCAAAGATCTCATGAGTCGCCGGGTTTGCGAAAACAAATTGTTCTTCAGGATTAACGATGGCAATTCCCTCTCCCTGATCTTCAATAAGCCTCCGGTATCGCTCCTCGCTTACACGAAGTTCTTCCTCGGCCCGTTTGCGGTCTGTTATATCCAGGTGTGTGCCGCA containing:
- a CDS encoding PAS domain S-box protein, yielding CGTHLDITDRKRAEEELRVSEERYRRLIEDQGEGIAIVNPEEQFVFANPATHEIFGVSPGSLVGRNLKEFLDEEEIATIISQTKIRHTGQSSSYELKIIRPDGQRRYLLVTVRPQFEQQQYTGAFGIFRDITERKQAEKALEESEERYRTFINSTSDLVFLKDSQFKYLVLNKAMADFYGKSYEEVIGQSDYDLLPEEAADICRASDRDVVATGKVVTTEEHFGENHYQAIKFPVALQNSKMGVGCFMRDITELKRSQENSQKLLEQLHQSQKLESVGRLAGGVAHDFNNMLCVILGHAEMIQEGLPSDSSIRPNLDEIQKATRRSTDIISQLLAFARKQTISPRVLDLNETVGSMLKMLERLIGEDIDLSWQPASDLWLVRLDSTQIDQILTNLCVNARDAIEGVGNLTIKTGNLTFDEGYCVDHHGFIPGEYVMMSVSDDGCGMDEEIQKSIFEPFFTTKEVGKGTGLGLSTVYGIVRQNDGFINICSEPGQGTCIKVYLPRHFSKITSEPKKDSRISAVSGSETILLVEDEPAILRMTATILERLGYTVLSTDIPGEAIRLAREHSGDIHLLMTDVVMPEMNGRDLARNLLSIYPDIKRLFMSGYTADVIAHKGVLDEGVHFIQKPFKSKYLAVKLREALDSE